Proteins from a single region of Chryseobacterium sp. T16E-39:
- a CDS encoding Gfo/Idh/MocA family protein — MLKAGLVGAGHLGKIHLKLLNQSDKYDFVGFHDKDVENGKKIEAEFGYKYFENFDDLLNQIDMLDIVTPTVYHYDYALKAIEKGLHFFIEKPVTQTLQQAEEILYKCRENGIKAQVGHVERYNPAFMATKEYIKNPMFIEIHRLAEFNPRGTDVSVVLDLMIHDLDILLSMVRSKVKAIHASGVCVVSKTPDIANARIEFENGCVANLTTSRISMKAMRKSRFFQKDAYISVDFLEKKAEVIRMKDAPETPTPFDMIIENADGEKNQILFEYPNIQPNNAILDELNSFADSITENKNVEVSLEDGTEALKVALEIMKLIS, encoded by the coding sequence ATGTTGAAAGCAGGTTTGGTAGGCGCCGGACATTTGGGAAAAATACACTTAAAACTTCTCAATCAATCAGATAAGTATGATTTTGTAGGTTTCCATGATAAAGATGTAGAAAACGGAAAAAAAATAGAAGCCGAATTCGGTTACAAATATTTCGAAAACTTCGATGATTTATTGAATCAGATCGATATGTTGGATATTGTAACACCCACGGTTTATCATTACGATTACGCATTAAAAGCAATTGAAAAAGGATTGCATTTTTTCATTGAAAAGCCTGTAACGCAAACGCTTCAGCAAGCAGAGGAGATCCTTTACAAATGTCGTGAAAATGGGATAAAAGCTCAGGTAGGCCATGTTGAAAGATACAATCCCGCCTTTATGGCAACCAAGGAATATATCAAAAATCCAATGTTTATTGAAATTCACAGGTTGGCAGAATTCAATCCCAGGGGAACAGATGTTTCTGTAGTACTGGACTTGATGATACACGACCTGGATATTTTACTGAGCATGGTGAGATCAAAAGTAAAAGCAATCCATGCCAGTGGTGTCTGTGTAGTAAGTAAAACTCCGGATATTGCGAATGCTAGAATAGAATTTGAAAATGGATGTGTTGCCAATCTTACCACTTCAAGAATTTCTATGAAGGCGATGAGAAAAAGCCGTTTCTTCCAGAAAGATGCCTATATCTCGGTTGACTTCCTTGAGAAAAAGGCAGAAGTCATCCGAATGAAAGATGCCCCTGAGACCCCTACTCCATTTGATATGATCATTGAAAATGCTGATGGTGAAAAGAACCAGATCTTATTTGAATATCCAAACATCCAGCCTAACAATGCTATTTTAGATGAGCTCAATTCGTTTGCAGATTCTATCACCGAAAATAAAAATGTAGAAGTATCACTGGAAGATGGTACGGAGGCATTAAAGGTTGCTTTAGAAATCATGAAACTGATAAGCTAA
- a CDS encoding cellulase family glycosylhydrolase yields MKRTILISALLLSQFGTSQLLKTSGQKIVNDKGENIQLKGLGLGGWMLQEGYMLKTADFAGPQYKIKQKISELIGEEGMKEFYKSYWKNGITKQDIDLLAKAGFNSVRLPMHYNLYTLPIEKEPVKGQNTWLEEGFKMTDDLLKWCADNKMYLILDLHALPGGQGNDVNISDNDKSKPSLWESEENQKKTIAFWKKLAERYKDEPWIGGYDLINEPNINFTGKNPNGTDEMSNAPLWKFQKEITEAIREVDKKHIIILEGNGWGNNYNGLTPLWDNNLVFSFHKYWNNNDDATIKGILDLREKHNIPIWLGETGENSNVWFTELIQLMNKHNIGYAFWPMKKIDNTAGIANVKITPEYQKLLDYWKNGGEKPTKEFATKALMKIADNYKFSNVEIKQDVIDAMFRQITDDSTKPFKNHQAPGRIFAADYDLGRMGSAYMDNDFTNLWVSDPAKRSEWNSGHQMRNDGVDIYLCKDKPSNQYYVGKTEKGEWLQYTINSKTDKGYTFDIRYAAGSDSKIRIEDAGGKQLATVSLPSTGGKDQWKTISVKGVNLKKGENKIRVIFENDGVDLNYFELK; encoded by the coding sequence ATGAAAAGAACCATCCTAATTTCCGCTTTATTATTGTCTCAATTTGGGACATCACAATTACTCAAGACAAGCGGTCAAAAGATCGTAAATGACAAAGGTGAAAATATCCAGCTTAAGGGGCTCGGTTTGGGAGGATGGATGTTGCAGGAGGGCTATATGCTGAAAACAGCAGATTTTGCCGGTCCTCAATATAAAATCAAACAGAAGATCTCTGAACTGATTGGTGAGGAGGGAATGAAAGAATTTTATAAATCTTATTGGAAAAATGGAATTACCAAGCAGGATATTGATTTGCTTGCAAAAGCAGGCTTTAATTCCGTAAGGCTTCCGATGCATTATAATTTGTATACACTCCCGATTGAAAAAGAACCGGTAAAGGGCCAGAATACATGGCTTGAAGAGGGTTTTAAAATGACTGATGATCTTTTGAAGTGGTGTGCCGATAATAAAATGTATCTGATCCTGGATTTACACGCACTTCCCGGGGGGCAGGGAAATGATGTAAACATTTCTGATAACGACAAATCTAAACCATCACTTTGGGAAAGTGAGGAGAATCAGAAAAAGACCATTGCTTTCTGGAAGAAGCTTGCAGAACGTTATAAAGATGAGCCCTGGATAGGAGGTTATGACCTCATTAACGAACCTAACATCAATTTCACGGGGAAAAACCCAAATGGAACAGATGAAATGTCTAACGCTCCCCTATGGAAATTCCAGAAAGAGATCACAGAAGCCATTCGTGAAGTGGACAAAAAGCACATCATCATTCTCGAAGGAAACGGATGGGGAAATAACTATAATGGGCTGACTCCACTTTGGGATAATAATCTTGTTTTCAGTTTCCATAAATATTGGAATAATAATGATGATGCAACGATAAAGGGAATCCTTGATTTAAGAGAGAAACATAATATTCCGATCTGGCTGGGAGAAACCGGAGAAAACTCCAATGTATGGTTTACAGAACTGATCCAGCTGATGAATAAACACAACATCGGTTATGCTTTCTGGCCAATGAAAAAGATTGATAATACAGCAGGAATTGCCAATGTAAAAATTACCCCTGAATACCAGAAACTTTTAGATTACTGGAAAAATGGTGGTGAAAAACCAACAAAAGAGTTTGCAACAAAAGCTTTAATGAAAATTGCTGACAACTATAAATTCAGCAACGTTGAAATAAAACAAGATGTTATCGATGCCATGTTCAGACAAATAACAGATGATTCTACAAAACCATTTAAAAACCATCAGGCACCTGGAAGAATTTTTGCTGCAGACTATGATTTGGGAAGAATGGGTTCTGCCTATATGGATAATGATTTTACCAACCTTTGGGTAAGCGATCCGGCTAAAAGATCCGAATGGAATTCCGGTCACCAAATGAGAAATGATGGAGTTGATATCTATTTGTGTAAGGACAAGCCGAGCAATCAATACTACGTGGGAAAAACGGAAAAAGGAGAATGGCTGCAGTATACCATCAACAGTAAAACAGACAAAGGATACACTTTTGATATACGATATGCTGCAGGTAGTGATTCAAAAATAAGGATTGAAGATGCAGGAGGGAAACAACTCGCCACAGTTTCATTACCTTCAACAGGGGGGAAAGATCAGTGGAAAACAATCTCAGTTAAAGGTGTTAACCTGAAAAAAGGAGAAAACAAGATCAGGGTCATCTTTGAAAATGATGGTGTTGACCTCAATTACTTCGAATTAAAATAA
- the bla-A gene encoding CGA/CIA family class A beta-lactamase, whose protein sequence is MKKTGFLLLLISAFSFAQTTSLEQKINSIVNGKNATVGVSVLSIENDFNYNKNGEKKLPMQSVFKFHISSAVLDLVDKGKLSLDQKVLIKKSDLLDDTWSPMREKYPAGNVELPLSEIIDFTVAQSDNNGCDILLRLIGGTSTVQKFMNSKGVKNFQIKFNEEEMHKGWNVQYENFSTTNSIVDVLKKFYQGKLLSKKSTAYLMKVMLGTKTGANKLVEQLPKNTPVAHKTGSSGKNKEGLTGAENDMGIVTLPNGKHYAIAVFVSNSTETEAVNCKIISDLSKVVWDDFNK, encoded by the coding sequence ATGAAAAAAACAGGATTTCTTCTTCTTTTGATCTCAGCATTTAGCTTTGCTCAAACAACGTCACTGGAACAAAAGATCAACTCTATTGTAAATGGCAAAAATGCGACCGTAGGTGTTTCTGTCCTGAGCATTGAAAATGATTTCAATTATAACAAAAACGGGGAGAAAAAACTTCCGATGCAAAGTGTTTTCAAATTTCACATCTCCTCTGCTGTTTTAGATCTTGTTGATAAGGGAAAACTCTCATTGGATCAGAAAGTTTTAATTAAAAAATCCGATCTCCTGGATGACACCTGGTCTCCGATGCGGGAAAAGTATCCTGCAGGTAATGTTGAACTCCCTTTAAGTGAAATTATCGATTTTACCGTTGCTCAAAGTGACAATAATGGATGTGACATCCTTTTACGATTAATTGGAGGAACATCTACAGTACAGAAATTCATGAATTCAAAAGGAGTAAAGAATTTTCAGATCAAATTCAATGAAGAAGAAATGCATAAGGGCTGGAATGTGCAATATGAAAATTTCAGCACGACCAATTCTATTGTAGATGTATTGAAAAAGTTTTATCAGGGAAAACTACTTTCAAAAAAATCGACTGCCTATCTGATGAAAGTAATGCTTGGAACAAAGACCGGAGCCAATAAGTTGGTTGAACAACTTCCTAAAAATACGCCAGTCGCACATAAAACAGGTTCTTCAGGCAAAAATAAAGAAGGGCTTACCGGTGCAGAAAATGATATGGGAATTGTGACCCTTCCCAATGGAAAACACTATGCAATTGCTGTATTTGTAAGTAATTCCACTGAAACAGAAGCCGTAAACTGTAAAATCATTTCTGATCTTTCAAAGGTAGTTTGGGATGATTTTAATAAGTAG